In Corynebacterium aquatimens, one genomic interval encodes:
- a CDS encoding metal ABC transporter ATP-binding protein, translated as MQQETSIPAVAVPSNATPAISVRDVTVHYGSVLALDGASLEIAPGRVCGLVGMNGSGKSTLFKTIMGQTRPDSGTVAVNGDDPAVARRTGVLGYVPQREAVDWDFPVSVREVVMMGRYGQLGFTRRPRRADIEAVDHALERVELTDFASRQIGQLSGGQRKRAFVARCIAQGARIMLLDEPFAGVDKRSEATMTRLFRELADGGATVFVSTHDLPTLPDLADEAILLNRHVLMHGSPKDVLQPDNLAAAFGLDVMKR; from the coding sequence GTGCAACAGGAAACGTCAATACCCGCGGTTGCCGTTCCGTCGAACGCGACTCCCGCGATATCCGTGCGCGATGTCACCGTCCACTATGGGAGCGTGCTCGCGCTCGACGGCGCGTCCCTCGAGATCGCGCCGGGACGCGTGTGCGGACTCGTCGGAATGAATGGATCCGGGAAATCTACGCTATTCAAAACGATTATGGGGCAGACTCGGCCGGATTCCGGGACTGTCGCCGTGAACGGAGATGACCCCGCTGTCGCCCGCCGCACCGGTGTGCTCGGGTACGTGCCTCAGCGCGAGGCAGTGGACTGGGATTTCCCGGTCAGCGTGCGGGAGGTGGTCATGATGGGCCGCTACGGACAACTCGGTTTCACCCGCCGGCCTCGCCGGGCTGACATCGAAGCCGTCGACCATGCACTCGAGCGTGTGGAGCTCACAGATTTCGCCTCCCGTCAGATCGGTCAGCTTTCGGGCGGCCAGCGGAAACGCGCCTTTGTTGCCCGGTGCATTGCCCAGGGGGCGAGGATCATGCTGCTGGACGAGCCTTTTGCGGGCGTCGATAAGCGCAGCGAAGCGACAATGACCCGGTTGTTTCGCGAGCTTGCTGACGGCGGTGCCACCGTCTTTGTGTCGACGCACGACCTCCCCACGTTGCCCGATTTGGCTGATGAAGCGATACTGCTCAACCGGCATGTGCTCATGCACGGCTCGCCCAAGGATGTCCTGCAACCCGATAATCTCGCCGCTGCCTTCGGACTGGATGTGATGAAACGATGA
- a CDS encoding metal ABC transporter permease, which translates to MISFLFDPFAYDFMVRAFATSLISSIVCAVLSCWLVLVGWSLMGDAVSHAVFPGVVLAYIAGVPFALGAVVFGFLAVGLIGVVRDTSRVKEDAAIGIVFTTLFAFGLVLISVTPSQTDLNHIIFGNLLGVSKADLVQIFVLGVATLAVLMLKRRDFTLFAFDPVHAHAIGLRPKLIGAVLLALLALTCVVGLQAVGVILVVAMLIIPGATASLLTDSFGRMLLIAPAVATVCSVVGLYVSYYLDASPGGLVVMAQGIAFLLVYLFSPSQGLVTARRGGTARLTGDEQRAGSGAAERN; encoded by the coding sequence ATGATCTCTTTTCTCTTCGACCCGTTTGCCTACGACTTCATGGTCCGCGCGTTCGCCACGAGCCTGATTTCCTCCATCGTGTGCGCGGTGCTGTCGTGCTGGCTGGTCCTCGTCGGCTGGTCGCTGATGGGCGATGCCGTGTCCCACGCAGTGTTCCCCGGCGTGGTGCTGGCGTATATCGCGGGCGTTCCCTTCGCTCTCGGGGCAGTGGTCTTCGGCTTCCTCGCCGTGGGATTGATCGGTGTCGTGCGTGATACGAGCCGGGTCAAAGAAGACGCTGCGATCGGAATCGTGTTCACGACGCTCTTCGCTTTCGGGCTCGTGCTCATATCCGTCACGCCCTCGCAAACCGACCTCAATCACATTATCTTCGGTAACCTGCTCGGCGTCTCCAAAGCTGATCTTGTGCAGATCTTCGTTTTGGGCGTGGCCACGCTGGCTGTGCTCATGCTCAAGCGCCGCGATTTCACGCTTTTCGCCTTTGATCCCGTGCACGCTCACGCCATTGGTTTGCGGCCGAAGCTGATTGGGGCAGTGTTGCTCGCCCTGCTCGCGCTCACCTGCGTGGTGGGGTTGCAGGCCGTCGGGGTGATCCTCGTGGTGGCGATGCTGATCATTCCGGGCGCGACCGCATCCCTGCTGACCGACAGTTTCGGCCGCATGCTGCTGATCGCCCCTGCGGTGGCCACCGTATGCTCTGTCGTGGGGCTGTACGTGAGCTACTACCTCGACGCTTCGCCTGGCGGACTCGTGGTCATGGCGCAGGGGATCGCATTCCTGCTGGTGTACCTGTTCAGCCCGAGCCAGGGGCTCGTCACTGCGCGCCGGGGCGGAACGGCGCGTCTAACTGGAGACGAACAGCGCGCCGGAAGCGGTGCGGCCGAGCGCAACTGA
- a CDS encoding metal-dependent transcriptional regulator: MSVSELSTSTQNYLKVIWSLTEWSTEPVTATLISKQTGLRTSSVSDAVRKLAAQELIVHAPYGSVELTEKGRKYAVDMIRRHRLIETFLVETLGYSWDEVHDEAEHLEHAVSDYLVDRLDKLLGHPTRDPHGDPIPAADGTVPALDARRLTDAGAGAGAAGTTVTVERISDSDPTLLKFFEENGIVVGAVLTVSEGAPFSESLDVKVDGAKNSVALGRTASGALFVSS, from the coding sequence ATGTCGGTGAGCGAATTATCCACCTCGACCCAGAACTATTTGAAGGTCATCTGGAGTCTCACGGAATGGTCGACGGAACCCGTGACCGCGACCCTGATTTCGAAGCAGACGGGGCTGCGGACGTCGTCGGTCTCGGATGCTGTGCGCAAGCTCGCCGCGCAGGAGTTGATCGTGCACGCCCCGTACGGCTCGGTGGAATTGACCGAGAAGGGCCGCAAATACGCAGTGGACATGATTCGGCGCCACCGGCTCATCGAGACGTTCTTGGTAGAAACTCTCGGGTACTCGTGGGACGAAGTGCACGACGAAGCGGAGCACTTGGAGCACGCAGTCTCTGACTACCTGGTGGACAGGCTGGACAAGCTGCTCGGCCACCCCACCCGCGACCCGCACGGGGATCCGATCCCGGCCGCCGACGGTACGGTGCCCGCTTTGGACGCGCGCCGCCTCACGGATGCTGGGGCGGGTGCGGGCGCAGCGGGGACGACGGTCACTGTCGAGCGGATCTCCGATTCGGACCCGACCCTGCTGAAGTTTTTCGAGGAGAACGGCATCGTTGTCGGTGCCGTCCTCACGGTCTCAGAAGGTGCGCCGTTTTCCGAGTCGCTAGATGTGAAGGTGGACGGGGCAAAGAACTCAGTTGCGCTCGGCCGCACCGCTTCCGGCGCGCTGTTCGTCTCCAGTTAG